The genomic region GAACGGCAACCTCACGGGTGTCGACACGGTCTTCATCCCGACGGCGCCCGACTACATGTTCATCGCCTCGAGCCTGGTCAAGGAGGTGGCGCGCCACGGCGGTGACGTCGCCGACCTCGTGCCGACCCCGGTGCTGGCCGCGCTCGACGCCAAGTTCGGCCACTAGCCTCCCCGTTCCCTGAGGTGCGACGAGCGCGAGCGAGGAGCCTCGAAGGGTCGAGTCCTTCAGTCCGGCAGGATCGGCTGGGGCGCCCGCTCGGCGCCGTGGCCGAGCTGGGCGGCGCGGCGGAGTGAGGCCGTGCCGAACTTGCCCCTGACCTCGTCGATCGCGGTGTCGAGCTCGGTGCCGGACGCGGCGTCGAGCGGTAGTGAGAGCTGCAGGGGCGTGTCGTCGACCTGGCCGACCGAGACCCCGATCAGGGTGAGCCCGCGCCGGTCGGCCTCCGACCACCGCTGACGCAAGAGGGTCCGGGCGACGTCGAGCACGGTCTCGGTGTGGGACGTGGGCCGCGCGAGCGTGTGCGAGGCGGTGGACCGGCCGAAGTCGCCGAAGCGAAGCGAGATCGTGACGACGCTGCCCGTGCGGTCGACCCGGCGCATGCGGCTGGTGACGCGGTCGACGAGCCCGAGCAGGATGACCTCGATCTCCTCGACCGTTCGCGGCGTGCTGCCCAGCGCATGCTGCGCGCCCATCGACCCGCGTCGTTTGCCCGTCTCGACCCGACGGGGGTCGTGCCCCTGCGCCAACGCCCAGAGGTGGCGCCCCGTGGCGCCACCCAGCAGGGACGTGGCCTCACCGAGCTCCATCGCGGCGATCTGGCCGACCGTGCGCACGTGGTGCTCGTGGAGCTTGGCCGCCGTGACCTCGCCGACGCCCCACAGCCGTTCGACGGGGAGCGCGTGCAGGAACTCGCGCTCCTGCTCGAGGTGCACGACCAGGAGGCCGTCGGGCTTGGCGGAGGCGCTCGCGATCTTGGCGAGGTACTTGGTGCGAGCGACGCCGACCGAGATGGGCAGGCCCACGCGGTCGGCGACGTCGGCGCGCAGCTGACGGGCGATCGCCGAGGGCGCCCCCCGGATGCGCCACAGCCCGCCGACCTCGAGGAAGGCCTCGTCGATCGAGAGCGCCTCGACGATCGGTGTGGTGTCGCGGAACACCTCGAACACCCGACGGCTGGCCTCGGTGTAGGCCTCGAAGCGAGGCGGCACCACGACGGCCTCGGGGCAGATGCGTCGCGCCTGCCGGATGTTCGACGGCGTGCGGACCCCGCGCCGCTTGGCCTCGTAGGACGCCGCGACGACCACGCCGCCTCCCACGACGACGGGGCGACCCCGCAGCGAGGGGTCGTCGCGCTGCTCGACCGAGGCGAAGAACGCGTCGAGGTCGGCGTGCAGCACCGTGCCCTCGGTGAGGTCGCCGTCGGTCATGGCACGATCATGGGGCCGCCCACCGACAGGGTGAGAGGCGCGGGCCTCGATTTCCGCGCAGTGCCCCCGCAGGCTATGCTCGTCGCTGGCCTGCTCGCAGGTCATGTGTTGTGCACTATCGACGAATGGATGAGCGTGCAGACGGGACCTCTGGTCATCGACACCCACGAGCTGGGACGACGGCCGGGCAACGAACGCACGTACCACCTGTCCGTCGAGGTGCCGGCGCAGTGGGGCTATGACGTCTACGGCGTCCCCGAGGGTTCACTGATCGACCTGGAGCTGCGGCTCGAGACGATCATGGACGGGATCCTGGCCACAGGAACCACCGCGGTGACGGCGACCGGCGAATGTGTGCGGTGCCTGACCGATGTCGAGGACGAGATCGACCTCGAGGTCCAGGAGCTGTACCTGTTCGACCGGCCCTCCGACCCGGAGGAGGCCGAGGAGTCCCAGTGGCTCGAGGGCGACCTGCTCGACCTCGAACCCACGTTGCGAGACGCGGTGGTGTTCGCACTGCCGCAGCATCCGTTGTGTGATCCGGAGTGTCCGGGACTGTGCCCTGAGTGCGGGGCCCGGCTCGCGGATGATCCCGACCACACGCACGGAGCGCAGATCGACCCCCGGTGGTCGGCTCTGACCCAGATGATCGAACCCCCCAAGGAGTAATCGTGGCCGTCCCGAAGCGGAAGATGTCGCGCAGCAACACCCGTCACCGTCGTTCGGCCTGGAAGGCCGCGAAGGTTCAGGTCGTCGACTGCGCCAACCCCGCGTGCGACAGCAAGGTCATCCCGCACCGCGCGTGCCGCGAGTGCGGCCAGTACGGCGCCCGCGGCGAGCGTCGCCAGGTTCTCTGACCACTGAGTCACTGACACCCCGTCGTGGACGAGCACGGTGCTGCTGAGCTCGGCACGCACGAGCTCAGCACCGTCCTGGGAGTTCCGGATCTCGATCCGGAACTCCTCACGCATGCCCTGACGCACCGGTCGTTCGCGTACGAGAACGGCCAGGTGCCCAACAACGAGCGCCTGGAGTTCCTCGGCGACTCGGTGCTGGGGCTCGTCGTCACGGATGCGCTCTTCACGACCCACCCCGACCTGCCGGAGGGCCAGCTCGCGAAGCTGCGGTCGGCCGTCGTCAGCGCCAAGGCGCTCGCGGTCGTGGCCCGCACCCTCGGCATCGGCGAGCACGTACGCCTCGGTCGTGGCGAGGAGGCGACGGGTGGCCGCGACAAGGCGTCGATCCTGTCCGACACCGTCGAGGCACTGATCGGCGCCATCTACGTGCAGTTCGGCATCGAGCGGGCCTCGGAGGTCCTGCACCGCGTCTTCGATCCCGTCATCGCCGACGCGTCCCGCCTCGGGGCGGCCCTCGACTGGAAGACCTCGCTGCAGGAGGTCGCGGCCAACCAGGGACTCGGCGTGCCGCGCTACGTCGTCGAGAGCGAGGGCCCCGACCACGCCCGGCAGTTCGCCGCCGCGGTGCACGTGGGCGACCAGGTCTTCGACGGTGGTGCCGGCACCTCCAAGAAGGAAGCCGAGCAGCAGGTCGCCCAGATCGCGTGGGAGTCCCTCACCGGGGCCCCGCCGGCTGCCGCGAGTGCCTGAGCTCCCCGAGGTCGAGGTCGTCCGCCGGGGCCTGACCGACCACGTCGTCGGTCGTCGCATCACGGCGGTCCGCGTGCTCGACGTCCGCTCCTTGCGACGCCACGCACCGGGCCCGGAGGACTTCGCCCTGCGGCTCACGGGCCGGGTGGTGGTCGAGGCGTGCCGCCGCGGCAAGTACCTGTGGCTGCCCCTCGACGGTCCCGGTGGTGAAGGGGGCGACGCGCTGCTCGCGCACCTGGGCATGAGCGGGCAGATGCTCGTCAGCGAGCCCGATGCCCCGCAGCAGAAGCATCTCAAGGTCACGCTCGACCTGGAGGACGGCACCCAGCTGCGGTTCGTCGACCAGCGGATCTTCGGTGGCCTCGCCCTCAGCGACGCCCTCCAGGTCGACGAGCACGGCGCGGCGGTGCCGGCCGAGGTCGCGCACGTGGCCCGCGACCCGCTCGACCCCCGGTTCGACGCCGCCGAGTTCGCCTCCCGGCTCAAGCGGCGCGAGACCGGTATCAAGCGGGCGCTGCTCGACCAGACCCTGATCTCCGGTGTCGGCAACATCTACGCCGACGAGGCGCTCTGGCGGGTGCCGTTGCACTACGCCCGCAACACCCGCACGCTGCGCCGCACCGAGGTCGACACCCTGCTGCACCACGTCACCGAGGTCATGTCCGAGGCGCTCGAGCAGGGTGGCACGTCGTTCGATGCCCTCTACGTCAACGTCAACGGCGCCAGCGGCTACTTCGACCGCTCGCTGCACGCCTACGGACGCGAGGGCGAGCCGTGCGACCGCTGCGGCACCCCGATGCGCCGCAGCGCCTTCATGAACCGCTCGTCCTACTGGTGCCCCCGTTGCCAGCCCCGCCCCCGCAACGGCCGCTTCTGACGTTCCGCTCGCGAGAGACTTTGTTGGTGGTCACGAGAGACTTTGTTGGTGGACAGGAGCAGACAAACTCTCTTCGGTGCACCCACCAATTCTCTCGCGAGCGGTCCGCTACCGTGCACGCGTGACGAGCTACGGCGCGGAGGCACGGGCGCGCTTCGTGGGTGAGCCGCCCAAGCGCGCCGGCCGCACGCCGTTCGAGCGCGACCGCGGGCGCATCGTCCACTCCGCGGCGCTGCGCCGGCTCTCGGCCAAGACCCAGGTCATGGGTGCGGGGTCCGACGACTTCGTGCGCAACCGGCTGACCCACTCCCTCGAGGTGGCGCAGGTCGCCCGGGAGCTCGGTGCGTCGCTGGGCTGTGATCCCGACATCGTCGACTCCGCGGCGCTCGCCCACGACCTGGGCCACCCGCCGTTCGGCCACAACGGGGAGGCCGCGCTGGATGCCGTGGCCTCGGCCTGCGGCGGCTTCGAGGGCAACGCCCAGACCCTCCGGCTCCTGACGCGACTCGAGGCGAAGACCTTCGGGGCCGACGGCGCGAGCGTGGGGCTCAACCTCACGCGCGGCACCCTCGCGGCCTGCATCAAGTACCCCTGGCGTCGCGGCGAGGCGCCGGGCGGCGGGCTCAAGTTCGGCGTCTACGAGGACGACCTGCCGGTGTACACGTGGGTGCGAGCCGACGCTGCGCCCCACGTGCGCCCGGTCGAGGCCCAGGTCATGGACCTGTCCGACGACATCGCGTACTCGGTGCACGACGTCGAGGACGGGGTGGTCGGCGGCTGGTTCGACCTCACCGACGACCTCCAGCTCGACCGCGTCTGCGCCGTCGCCCGCGACTGGTACCTCCCTGATGCCGACGACGCACGGCTGGGCGCCGCGATGGAGCGTCTGCAGCAGCTGCCGGAGTGGCCTTCGACGCGCTTCGACGGCAGCCGCGCCTCGCTCGGCAGGATCAAGAGCCTCACGAGCGCGCTGATCGGCCGGTTCGCGGTCGCCGCGCAGGCCGCGACGACGGCCCGCTGGGGCGAGGGGCCGCTCGTGCGGTTCGACGCCCACCTGGAGGTCCCGCGCGACACGCTCGACGAGATCACGGTCCTCAAGTCGCTCGCCGCGCACCACGTGATGTTGGCGGACGACCGCACCGCGAACCAGGAAGCGCAGCGCGATCTGCTGACGGCGTTGGTCGCCGCCCTGGTCGAGCGCGAGGGCCGCGACCTCGATCGCGACCTCGCCGCGGAGTTCGCTGCCGCTCCCGACGACGCGTCCCGGCTCCGCGTGGTCGTGGACCAGGTAGCGTGCATGACCGATGTCTCCGCCCCGATGTGGGCCGAGCGCCTGGCTCTGTGAGGTCCGGATCCGGTCCCGGCCGTCCGTGGACGGACCCGCGCGGGCCGGTGGGCGCGCGGTCATAGAATGCGCGCATGCCGCGGATCAAGGACGAGGACATCCAGCTCGTCCGTGAACGCGCGCGCATCGACGAGGTCGTCGAGTCCTACGTCACCCTGCGCAACGCCGGGGGAGGCGCGCGGAAGGGCCTGTGCCCCTTCCACGACGAGAAGTCGCCGTCGTTCAACGTCCGTCCGGCCCAGGGTTTCTACCACTGCTTCGGCTGCGGCGTCGGCGGTGACTCGATCAAGTTCCTGATGGAGATCGAGGGCCTGCCCTTCGCCGAGGCCGTCGAGCGGCTGGCCACCAAGTACGGCATCCAGCTGCGCTACGACGAGGACGCCCGCCCGACCGGCCCCAAGCGTGACCCGCGCCAGCGGCAGCGTCTGCTCGAGGCGCACCGGTACGCGGGGGAGTTCTACGCCCAGCAGCTCGGGTCCTCCGCCGAGGCCCAGATCGCGCGCCAGTTCATCAAGGACCGCGGGTTCGACCA from Aeromicrobium sp. Sec7.5 harbors:
- the mutM gene encoding bifunctional DNA-formamidopyrimidine glycosylase/DNA-(apurinic or apyrimidinic site) lyase, producing MPELPEVEVVRRGLTDHVVGRRITAVRVLDVRSLRRHAPGPEDFALRLTGRVVVEACRRGKYLWLPLDGPGGEGGDALLAHLGMSGQMLVSEPDAPQQKHLKVTLDLEDGTQLRFVDQRIFGGLALSDALQVDEHGAAVPAEVAHVARDPLDPRFDAAEFASRLKRRETGIKRALLDQTLISGVGNIYADEALWRVPLHYARNTRTLRRTEVDTLLHHVTEVMSEALEQGGTSFDALYVNVNGASGYFDRSLHAYGREGEPCDRCGTPMRRSAFMNRSSYWCPRCQPRPRNGRF
- a CDS encoding deoxyguanosinetriphosphate triphosphohydrolase, with translation MTSYGAEARARFVGEPPKRAGRTPFERDRGRIVHSAALRRLSAKTQVMGAGSDDFVRNRLTHSLEVAQVARELGASLGCDPDIVDSAALAHDLGHPPFGHNGEAALDAVASACGGFEGNAQTLRLLTRLEAKTFGADGASVGLNLTRGTLAACIKYPWRRGEAPGGGLKFGVYEDDLPVYTWVRADAAPHVRPVEAQVMDLSDDIAYSVHDVEDGVVGGWFDLTDDLQLDRVCAVARDWYLPDADDARLGAAMERLQQLPEWPSTRFDGSRASLGRIKSLTSALIGRFAVAAQAATTARWGEGPLVRFDAHLEVPRDTLDEITVLKSLAAHHVMLADDRTANQEAQRDLLTALVAALVEREGRDLDRDLAAEFAAAPDDASRLRVVVDQVACMTDVSAPMWAERLAL
- the dinB gene encoding DNA polymerase IV is translated as MTDGDLTEGTVLHADLDAFFASVEQRDDPSLRGRPVVVGGGVVVAASYEAKRRGVRTPSNIRQARRICPEAVVVPPRFEAYTEASRRVFEVFRDTTPIVEALSIDEAFLEVGGLWRIRGAPSAIARQLRADVADRVGLPISVGVARTKYLAKIASASAKPDGLLVVHLEQEREFLHALPVERLWGVGEVTAAKLHEHHVRTVGQIAAMELGEATSLLGGATGRHLWALAQGHDPRRVETGKRRGSMGAQHALGSTPRTVEEIEVILLGLVDRVTSRMRRVDRTGSVVTISLRFGDFGRSTASHTLARPTSHTETVLDVARTLLRQRWSEADRRGLTLIGVSVGQVDDTPLQLSLPLDAASGTELDTAIDEVRGKFGTASLRRAAQLGHGAERAPQPILPD
- a CDS encoding YceD family protein yields the protein MSVQTGPLVIDTHELGRRPGNERTYHLSVEVPAQWGYDVYGVPEGSLIDLELRLETIMDGILATGTTAVTATGECVRCLTDVEDEIDLEVQELYLFDRPSDPEEAEESQWLEGDLLDLEPTLRDAVVFALPQHPLCDPECPGLCPECGARLADDPDHTHGAQIDPRWSALTQMIEPPKE
- the rnc gene encoding ribonuclease III → MDEHGAAELGTHELSTVLGVPDLDPELLTHALTHRSFAYENGQVPNNERLEFLGDSVLGLVVTDALFTTHPDLPEGQLAKLRSAVVSAKALAVVARTLGIGEHVRLGRGEEATGGRDKASILSDTVEALIGAIYVQFGIERASEVLHRVFDPVIADASRLGAALDWKTSLQEVAANQGLGVPRYVVESEGPDHARQFAAAVHVGDQVFDGGAGTSKKEAEQQVAQIAWESLTGAPPAAASA
- the rpmF gene encoding 50S ribosomal protein L32 codes for the protein MAVPKRKMSRSNTRHRRSAWKAAKVQVVDCANPACDSKVIPHRACRECGQYGARGERRQVL